Proteins found in one Arthrobacter pascens genomic segment:
- a CDS encoding threonine/serine dehydratase, with translation MITRADVDQAAARIAGLTRRTPILEADTGPFPGPVWFKCEFMQHTGTFKARGALNRILASKERRELRPEVGVVVASGGNAGLANAYAAAQLSVPATVFVPESAPAVKVRKLEAIGATVVQGGAEYAVAYEAAIAHAAETGAVYCHAYDQPEIAAGAGTVGSELLEQLDRVDTVLVAVGGGGLMAGIAAAIEGHAKVVAVEPETAPTLHAALAAGRPVDVDVSGIAADSLGARRIGEIGFAVAVRAGVESVLVSDGDIVAARSRLWDEYRLVVEHGAAAAFAALHSGAYVPGPGERVVVILCGANTDPATL, from the coding sequence ATGATCACCCGCGCCGACGTGGACCAAGCCGCCGCAAGGATCGCTGGCCTCACGAGGCGCACGCCCATCCTTGAAGCGGACACCGGTCCGTTCCCCGGGCCGGTGTGGTTCAAGTGCGAGTTCATGCAGCACACGGGAACGTTCAAGGCCCGCGGCGCCCTCAACCGCATTCTTGCGAGCAAGGAGCGCCGTGAGCTCAGGCCGGAGGTCGGCGTGGTGGTGGCCTCCGGCGGGAATGCCGGCCTGGCCAACGCCTACGCTGCGGCCCAGCTGAGTGTCCCGGCCACGGTCTTCGTCCCTGAGTCCGCGCCGGCCGTCAAGGTCAGGAAGCTGGAAGCCATCGGCGCCACCGTGGTGCAGGGCGGGGCCGAATACGCCGTGGCCTACGAAGCAGCCATCGCGCACGCCGCAGAAACCGGCGCCGTGTACTGCCACGCCTACGACCAGCCCGAGATCGCGGCAGGCGCCGGTACCGTGGGGTCCGAGCTGCTGGAACAGCTGGACCGTGTGGACACCGTGCTGGTGGCGGTGGGTGGGGGAGGCCTCATGGCCGGGATCGCTGCTGCCATTGAAGGCCACGCCAAGGTGGTTGCCGTTGAGCCCGAAACGGCACCCACGCTCCATGCCGCGCTCGCCGCGGGACGGCCCGTTGACGTAGACGTTTCCGGGATAGCCGCCGACTCGCTGGGGGCCCGCCGCATCGGTGAGATCGGCTTCGCAGTGGCGGTCCGCGCCGGCGTCGAAAGTGTTCTGGTGTCCGACGGCGATATCGTCGCCGCGCGCTCGCGGCTCTGGGACGAGTACCGCCTGGTGGTGGAACACGGTGCCGCAGCGGCGTTCGCTGCCCTGCACTCGGGCGCCTATGTGCCCGGGCCGGGGGAACGCGTCGTCGTGATCCTGTGTGGCGCCAATACGGATCCGGCCACGCTGTAA
- a CDS encoding SMP-30/gluconolactonase/LRE family protein, which yields MRRSTQNSGKVQRRAAIGFIALMALLLPASPATATLSNCESVIVLDGATSAEGIAAGEGDTFYAGDLALGDIYRGDIRKGDAELFIDVSDFVSAPRNAVGMKADVRNDLLFVAGGPGHAYVYNTETAKPVADVVLTTSPASFINDVTLTRNGAWFTSSAAPELYFIPVGTTGELGAVETLPLSGPAADITGAFNLNGIASANDSRTLIVAHSGKGELYTVNPATGESALIEGVSVENVDGIVVQDDQLWAVQNFSNQISRIELSDDLSSGELEDVITSKDFNVPATAALFGDTLAAVNAQFMHPEDTRFEVVLVPARS from the coding sequence ATGCGCCGCTCAACCCAGAATTCAGGAAAAGTACAACGCCGTGCCGCCATAGGATTCATCGCTCTGATGGCACTGCTCCTGCCCGCGTCACCGGCAACCGCCACACTGTCCAACTGCGAGAGTGTCATCGTGCTCGACGGCGCCACTTCCGCGGAAGGGATAGCTGCAGGAGAGGGAGACACCTTCTATGCCGGGGACCTGGCACTCGGCGACATCTACCGCGGAGACATCCGCAAGGGCGATGCAGAACTGTTTATTGACGTTTCCGATTTTGTTTCGGCACCCAGGAACGCCGTCGGGATGAAAGCGGATGTCCGCAACGACCTGCTGTTTGTGGCTGGCGGCCCCGGCCACGCCTACGTCTACAACACGGAGACGGCAAAGCCGGTTGCTGACGTTGTCTTGACCACCAGTCCAGCGTCGTTCATCAACGACGTCACGCTCACCAGGAATGGCGCCTGGTTCACCAGCTCGGCAGCTCCAGAGCTCTACTTCATCCCGGTGGGAACGACGGGTGAGCTGGGTGCAGTTGAGACCCTGCCGCTGAGTGGACCGGCAGCGGACATAACTGGGGCTTTCAACCTCAACGGCATCGCGTCCGCCAACGACAGCAGGACTCTTATCGTCGCCCATTCGGGCAAGGGCGAGCTCTATACCGTCAACCCCGCGACGGGTGAGAGTGCGCTGATTGAAGGTGTCAGTGTTGAAAATGTTGACGGTATCGTCGTCCAGGACGACCAGTTGTGGGCTGTGCAGAACTTCTCGAACCAGATCAGCCGCATCGAGCTCTCCGACGATCTCTCGTCCGGTGAGTTGGAAGACGTCATCACCAGCAAGGATTTCAACGTTCCGGCAACAGCCGCCCTGTTCGGCGATACGCTCGCTGCGGTCAATGCACAGTTCATGCACCCCGAGGACACCAGGTTCGAAGTGGTCCTGGTTCCTGCACGGAGTTAG
- a CDS encoding NADPH-dependent F420 reductase — translation MTTTIGIIGAGNIGSQVARKAVGLGYDVVISNSRGPEALTELVAELGPKARAATAAEAAAAGDFAVVAVPLKNYRDIPAEPLAGKVVIDTNNYYWERDGRIPALDNGEATTSGLLQDHLPDSKVAKGFNHIMASQITTDGSPVGTPNRRALATASDYPEAAELVTRLYDEFGFDTVNIGLLSESWRVERDRPAYVIRQNEAELKENLAQAPRTV, via the coding sequence ATGACAACAACAATCGGAATCATCGGTGCAGGAAACATTGGAAGCCAGGTTGCCAGGAAGGCGGTGGGGCTCGGCTACGACGTGGTCATCAGCAACTCCCGGGGACCGGAAGCCCTCACGGAACTGGTCGCGGAACTGGGCCCCAAAGCCCGGGCGGCCACGGCGGCGGAAGCAGCGGCGGCGGGCGATTTCGCCGTCGTTGCTGTTCCACTCAAGAACTACCGGGACATCCCGGCGGAACCGCTGGCGGGCAAGGTCGTCATAGACACCAACAACTACTACTGGGAACGTGACGGACGCATCCCGGCCCTGGACAACGGCGAGGCCACCACCTCCGGGCTCCTTCAGGACCACCTCCCGGACTCCAAGGTAGCCAAGGGCTTCAACCACATCATGGCGTCCCAGATCACCACAGACGGCAGTCCCGTGGGCACCCCCAACCGTCGCGCCCTTGCCACTGCCAGCGACTATCCCGAGGCGGCTGAGCTGGTGACCCGGCTGTACGACGAGTTCGGCTTCGACACCGTCAACATCGGACTGCTGTCCGAAAGCTGGCGCGTTGAGCGGGACCGGCCGGCCTACGTCATCCGCCAGAACGAGGCAGAACTCAAGGAAAACCTCGCCCAGGCACCGCGGACCGTCTGA
- a CDS encoding exo-rhamnogalacturonan lyase family protein, whose product MTANTRIRWIDGAPPLELSGGTTWGIPFARGTVSGADKLTVHDAGGLAVASQAWPLATWPDGSLKWAGIALPATDAPSPEYQVNSDGGASPGGGTSPKVVVTETEDTVTVATGTLEMVIGRSGSALFSTLSRGGVTVARDGRLVSLLQDGPAEGPGSFAREAFTGEVTAVVIEQSGPVRAVVRLEGTHRPDSPASGTRSWLPFVVRFYFYAGARSVRLVHSFIWDGDADQDFLAGLGVRFTVPLRSGLHDRHIRIAGADGGFLAEAVRGLTGLRRDPGEAVRRAQIAGSPTPPLAEWNEEVSRRLHLIPAWNDYTLSQLSADGFELRKRTAPGHAWVGISGGTRAAGFCSLSDTHGGLGVCVRDFWQSHPGQLDIRNAATDEASLTAWLYSPEAQPMDLRFYHDGLGQDTFEDQLEGLEITYEDYEPGFGNPNGIARTHELTLFAYSSTPATETLAADAKAASTPALLQATPEYLHSAQVFGDWAPVDRSTPARAELEDRLDFLFDFYAGQVEQRRWYGFWNYGDVMHTYDADRHVWRYDVGGYAWDNSELSPDLWLWYSYLRSGRADIFRFAEAMTRHTGEVDVYHSGPWRGLGSRHNVQHWGCSAKQLRISTPAYRRFYYYLTADERTGDLLSELVDSDQNFLGLDPVRKVRPDIATYRPDRNALGVGLGTDWGSLAATWLTDWERTGNPRSRDRLLGTMADIGALKYGFLTGEALYNLDKGRFDAGREAIRVSHLSAVFGLVEICSELVDLVPDKDFERAWLQYCRLFLATEQEQTEAVGQPLDGIYLTQAHSRLSAYAASRLRDPGLAARAWESFAAGGEHLNHHSAFTLRTIEPPHVLLSVDEAPTVSTNDASQFGLAVIQNLALVGEHLPH is encoded by the coding sequence ATGACTGCAAACACCCGGATCAGGTGGATCGACGGCGCCCCGCCCCTGGAGCTCAGCGGCGGAACCACGTGGGGCATACCGTTTGCCCGCGGAACGGTCTCCGGCGCGGACAAATTGACGGTTCACGACGCCGGCGGCCTGGCAGTTGCCAGCCAGGCCTGGCCGCTGGCCACCTGGCCTGACGGCTCGCTGAAATGGGCAGGAATCGCCCTGCCCGCCACCGATGCACCGTCCCCGGAGTACCAGGTTAATTCCGACGGCGGCGCCTCGCCTGGCGGCGGAACGTCGCCCAAGGTGGTGGTGACGGAGACCGAAGACACCGTCACCGTAGCCACGGGCACGCTGGAGATGGTGATCGGCCGCAGCGGATCCGCCCTGTTCAGCACCCTCTCCCGGGGAGGCGTGACCGTGGCCCGTGACGGGAGGCTGGTCAGCCTGCTCCAGGACGGCCCGGCTGAGGGTCCGGGAAGCTTTGCCCGGGAGGCGTTCACCGGTGAGGTCACCGCCGTCGTGATTGAACAAAGCGGTCCCGTCCGGGCCGTGGTGCGGCTGGAAGGCACGCACCGGCCGGACTCCCCCGCGAGCGGAACGCGCAGCTGGCTGCCCTTTGTTGTCCGGTTCTACTTCTACGCCGGCGCGCGCAGCGTGCGCCTGGTCCACTCCTTCATCTGGGACGGCGACGCCGATCAGGACTTCCTGGCCGGGCTGGGCGTGCGTTTCACGGTTCCGCTGCGGAGCGGCCTCCACGACCGGCACATAAGGATCGCCGGCGCGGACGGTGGCTTCCTGGCCGAAGCGGTGCGCGGGCTGACCGGGCTGCGCCGGGACCCGGGGGAGGCCGTCCGCCGGGCCCAGATCGCCGGGAGCCCCACCCCGCCGCTGGCCGAATGGAACGAAGAGGTTTCCCGCAGGCTCCACCTCATTCCAGCCTGGAACGACTACACCCTCAGCCAGCTCAGCGCGGACGGCTTCGAATTGCGCAAGCGGACCGCCCCGGGCCATGCCTGGGTGGGCATTTCGGGCGGCACGAGGGCCGCCGGATTCTGCTCGCTGAGCGACACCCACGGCGGCCTGGGCGTGTGCGTCCGGGACTTCTGGCAGTCCCATCCCGGCCAGCTGGACATCCGCAATGCCGCCACGGACGAGGCCTCGCTGACCGCATGGCTGTACTCGCCGGAAGCACAGCCCATGGACCTGCGGTTTTACCACGACGGCCTGGGCCAGGACACCTTCGAGGACCAGCTCGAAGGCCTGGAAATCACGTACGAGGATTACGAACCCGGCTTCGGCAACCCAAACGGCATCGCCCGGACGCACGAACTGACCTTATTTGCCTACAGCTCCACCCCGGCCACCGAAACCCTGGCAGCGGACGCGAAGGCAGCTTCCACTCCTGCGCTGCTGCAGGCGACCCCGGAGTACCTCCACTCCGCACAGGTGTTCGGGGACTGGGCCCCGGTGGACCGCAGCACGCCGGCTCGCGCGGAACTCGAGGACAGGCTGGACTTCCTCTTCGACTTCTACGCCGGCCAGGTGGAGCAGCGCCGCTGGTACGGGTTCTGGAACTACGGCGACGTGATGCACACCTACGACGCCGACCGCCACGTCTGGCGCTATGACGTGGGCGGCTACGCGTGGGACAACTCCGAACTGTCCCCCGATCTGTGGCTCTGGTATTCGTACCTCCGGTCCGGCCGTGCCGATATCTTCCGCTTCGCCGAAGCCATGACGCGGCACACCGGCGAGGTGGACGTCTACCATTCAGGCCCCTGGCGCGGCCTGGGCTCCCGGCACAACGTGCAGCACTGGGGCTGCAGCGCCAAGCAGCTGCGCATCAGCACGCCCGCGTACCGCCGTTTCTACTACTACCTCACCGCGGACGAACGCACCGGGGATCTCCTCTCCGAACTTGTGGACAGCGACCAGAACTTCCTGGGCCTGGACCCGGTCCGCAAAGTGCGGCCGGACATCGCCACGTACCGGCCGGACCGGAACGCCCTGGGCGTCGGGCTGGGCACCGATTGGGGTTCCCTGGCCGCAACCTGGCTGACGGACTGGGAGCGTACGGGCAATCCCCGCTCCCGCGACCGGCTCCTCGGCACCATGGCGGACATCGGTGCGCTCAAGTACGGCTTCCTCACGGGCGAGGCCCTTTACAACCTGGACAAAGGACGGTTCGACGCCGGCAGGGAAGCCATTCGCGTGTCCCACCTCAGCGCCGTGTTCGGCCTGGTGGAGATCTGCAGCGAACTGGTGGATCTTGTCCCGGACAAGGACTTCGAGCGTGCGTGGCTGCAGTACTGCCGGCTTTTCCTTGCCACGGAGCAGGAACAGACCGAGGCTGTGGGCCAGCCCCTGGACGGCATCTACCTCACCCAGGCGCACAGCAGGCTCAGCGCCTATGCCGCGTCACGGCTCCGGGACCCCGGCCTGGCCGCTCGCGCCTGGGAAAGTTTCGCGGCGGGCGGGGAGCACCTTAACCACCATTCAGCCTTCACCCTGCGGACCATCGAACCGCCGCACGTGCTGCTTTCCGTCGACGAGGCACCAACCGTCTCCACCAACGATGCTTCGCAGTTCGGGCTCGCTGTGATCCAGAACCTGGCCCTCGTCGGCGAGCACCTCCCCCACTGA
- a CDS encoding aminoglycoside phosphotransferase family protein codes for MPIDSRLARKLVDRQFPEWASLPIRSVETDGWDNRTFRLGEQLTVRLPSGPWYALQVAKEQRWLPKLAPNLPLPIPTPVAEGMPGDGYPYPWSIYRWLDGRTAAEATVTDMSTFAAKLASFLKALREVDPADGPAPGRHNWYRGAAPAVYADEALAAIAALGGEIPGDAVKRVWDHAVRARWDGDPVWFHGDVAAGNLLTRDGELSAVIDFGSSGVGDPACDIVIAWTLVDSSARRAFRETLGVDQATWSRGRGWALWKALINLVGALEGNPSVAAGPRRDIQRLLKDFADMP; via the coding sequence GTGCCTATCGATAGCCGGCTTGCCCGCAAGCTGGTCGATAGGCAATTTCCGGAATGGGCCAGTCTGCCCATCCGGTCGGTCGAAACCGACGGTTGGGACAACCGGACCTTCCGGCTCGGCGAGCAGTTGACTGTCCGGTTGCCGAGTGGCCCGTGGTACGCCCTCCAGGTTGCCAAGGAACAACGGTGGCTCCCGAAGCTGGCGCCAAACCTGCCGTTGCCTATTCCCACGCCCGTTGCCGAAGGGATGCCCGGAGATGGGTATCCCTACCCATGGTCGATTTATCGCTGGCTCGATGGGCGCACCGCAGCTGAAGCCACAGTCACGGATATGTCCACGTTCGCGGCCAAGCTGGCCAGTTTTCTCAAGGCTTTGCGCGAAGTCGATCCGGCGGACGGTCCTGCGCCCGGAAGACACAATTGGTACAGAGGGGCAGCTCCCGCTGTCTACGCCGACGAGGCGCTCGCAGCGATAGCTGCCCTGGGTGGCGAAATTCCGGGCGACGCCGTCAAACGGGTCTGGGATCATGCAGTCAGGGCCCGGTGGGATGGTGATCCCGTCTGGTTCCACGGGGATGTCGCCGCCGGGAATCTGCTGACCCGTGACGGCGAGCTTTCAGCCGTCATCGACTTCGGGAGCTCCGGTGTCGGTGACCCGGCGTGTGACATCGTCATCGCCTGGACGCTCGTCGATTCGTCTGCCCGCCGTGCGTTCCGGGAAACGCTCGGCGTTGACCAGGCAACGTGGTCACGCGGACGCGGTTGGGCGCTCTGGAAGGCCTTGATCAATCTGGTGGGCGCGCTGGAAGGCAATCCCAGCGTGGCCGCCGGACCTCGTCGCGATATCCAGCGGCTCCTCAAGGACTTCGCTGACATGCCGTAG
- a CDS encoding NADPH-dependent FMN reductase produces the protein MATHKIGYFVGSLASGSINRTLSKALIKLAPEDLEFTEIRIKDLPLYSYDYDADFPPEGRALKEAIEGSDGILFVSPEYNRSIPGALKNAIDWGSRPWGTNSFSRKPTGIIGASPGGIGTAVMQSSMRSVLSFLDAPQLNAPEAYIKFKADVFGADGDVRDESTAKFLRHYMEEYCAFVQRVLAANAPGHIGDLEPDADKLSR, from the coding sequence ATGGCAACGCACAAGATCGGATACTTCGTCGGGAGCCTGGCAAGCGGCTCCATCAACCGAACCCTGTCCAAGGCCCTGATCAAGCTGGCTCCGGAAGACCTGGAGTTCACGGAGATCCGCATCAAGGACCTGCCGCTTTACAGCTACGACTACGACGCCGATTTTCCGCCGGAAGGGCGGGCCCTCAAGGAAGCGATCGAAGGCTCGGACGGCATCCTCTTTGTGTCGCCGGAGTACAACCGTTCCATTCCCGGGGCCCTTAAGAACGCCATCGATTGGGGTTCCCGCCCGTGGGGTACGAATTCCTTCTCGCGCAAGCCCACCGGCATCATCGGCGCATCGCCCGGTGGCATCGGTACCGCCGTCATGCAGTCGTCCATGCGGAGCGTCCTGAGCTTCCTGGATGCACCCCAGCTCAACGCACCGGAGGCCTACATCAAGTTCAAAGCCGACGTTTTCGGAGCGGACGGCGACGTCAGGGACGAATCCACCGCCAAATTCCTTCGCCACTACATGGAGGAATATTGCGCGTTCGTCCAGCGGGTGCTGGCCGCCAACGCTCCAGGCCACATTGGCGACCTGGAGCCGGACGCGGACAAGCTGTCCCGTTGA
- a CDS encoding sensor histidine kinase — MGNEPALDAVTAVGGVITDQHPLDFHALGLAGCIDRLTMPLRQQGTAVRWDTPHWGIEIPADRASLLYQSAREALSNAFKYSDASQLTVQLAAVGHGIRLVVSDDGTGFDSRIVNSGRHHGYGLRLMSVAVHEAGGTIDISSSPGRGTTVTVTLPLD, encoded by the coding sequence ATGGGGAATGAACCAGCTCTGGATGCAGTAACCGCCGTCGGCGGCGTGATCACCGATCAGCACCCGCTCGACTTCCACGCCCTGGGGCTTGCCGGCTGCATTGACCGCCTCACGATGCCCCTCCGTCAGCAAGGGACCGCAGTCCGCTGGGATACTCCGCACTGGGGCATCGAGATTCCGGCGGACCGCGCGTCCCTCCTCTACCAGTCGGCCCGGGAAGCGTTAAGCAACGCCTTCAAATACTCGGACGCCTCCCAACTGACTGTCCAGCTCGCCGCCGTGGGTCACGGGATCCGGCTGGTGGTGTCCGACGACGGCACGGGCTTTGACAGCCGGATCGTGAACAGCGGCCGGCACCACGGGTACGGTCTCCGGCTGATGTCCGTGGCGGTCCACGAAGCCGGCGGCACCATTGACATCAGCTCCAGCCCCGGGCGGGGCACCACCGTGACCGTCACCCTGCCGCTGGACTAG
- a CDS encoding epoxide hydrolase family protein, protein MTNTTATSIDVRPFRLEVSQAELDDLMERLARTRLPQPAPVDNWDAGTPNAYLRDALDAWSTRFDWRAEEARINSVPHFTTEIDGQAIHFIHVRSPHPGATPLLLAHTYPGSSVDYLDMISELTDPVAHGGRAEDSFDVVIPDAPGYGFSNPVTEAGWTTARVARAYDALMRGLGYAEYGIHGSDNGAMVARELGLLNPDGFLGLHVLQLFSFPSGDPSEFERLEPQDYAGLEHMQWFQSVGGYNTMNASRPQTVAAGLSDSPVGLLAYSELFNSFGNGTSLVPLEKILTEVTVNWFANAAAGMSRSYLENARAGAEPQVNAARTGVAVFKDDFQTIRVFAERDNSNIVHWSRFDEGGHFAALEVPSVVAGDIRAFFAAVRAGR, encoded by the coding sequence ATGACGAACACCACAGCAACCAGCATCGACGTCCGCCCTTTCCGCCTCGAAGTGTCCCAGGCCGAACTTGACGACCTCATGGAGCGCCTCGCCCGGACGCGGCTGCCGCAGCCCGCGCCCGTTGACAACTGGGACGCGGGAACGCCCAACGCCTACCTCCGCGACGCACTGGACGCGTGGAGCACCCGCTTCGACTGGCGTGCCGAAGAGGCGCGCATCAACTCCGTGCCGCACTTTACAACCGAGATCGACGGGCAGGCGATCCACTTCATCCATGTACGCTCGCCGCACCCGGGCGCGACACCCCTGCTGCTGGCGCACACGTATCCGGGGTCATCTGTCGACTACCTGGACATGATCAGCGAACTAACAGACCCCGTGGCACACGGCGGCCGGGCGGAAGATTCGTTCGACGTGGTCATCCCCGACGCTCCCGGCTACGGCTTCTCCAACCCCGTCACCGAGGCCGGCTGGACCACTGCGCGCGTGGCCCGCGCGTACGATGCCCTCATGCGCGGGCTCGGTTATGCCGAGTATGGCATCCACGGATCGGACAACGGCGCCATGGTGGCCCGCGAGCTCGGCCTGCTGAACCCCGACGGGTTCCTCGGCCTGCACGTGCTGCAGCTCTTCTCGTTCCCGTCCGGCGACCCGAGCGAATTCGAGCGACTCGAACCACAGGACTACGCGGGCCTGGAGCACATGCAGTGGTTCCAGTCCGTGGGCGGCTACAACACGATGAACGCGAGCCGGCCTCAGACTGTTGCTGCGGGGCTCAGCGACTCGCCCGTGGGACTCCTCGCCTATAGCGAGTTGTTCAACTCCTTCGGCAACGGCACCTCGCTGGTTCCGCTCGAGAAGATCCTCACGGAGGTCACCGTGAACTGGTTCGCGAATGCCGCGGCGGGCATGAGCCGCAGCTACCTGGAAAACGCTCGCGCCGGGGCGGAGCCGCAGGTGAACGCTGCCCGCACCGGCGTCGCCGTCTTTAAGGACGACTTCCAAACCATTCGGGTCTTTGCCGAGCGCGACAACTCGAACATCGTGCACTGGAGCCGGTTCGACGAGGGCGGCCACTTCGCCGCCTTGGAGGTACCCTCCGTTGTCGCCGGCGACATTCGGGCGTTCTTCGCAGCGGTGCGCGCCGGCCGGTAG
- a CDS encoding helix-turn-helix transcriptional regulator — protein MSSTAERLLALLSLLQSRPGWTGADLSARLGVSTRTMRKDIDRLRELGYPVEATRGAAGGYRLGAGGKLPPLLLDDEEAVAVAVGLRSATGIAGIAESSARALAKLEQVLPSRLRPTVTALSNVDRAPENTGTDAPDPEVNHSVLAAIAAAIRDVEWFRFDDRGTSRLVEPYRLLSWHRRWYLVGRDPASAEWGVFRADWIEPRMPTRRRFSPSPLPGGDYTAFAMRSIAASGWKVHARLRIAAPAEAVLARINHSVGVVESISDTESVLVTGADSLETVAAYIGMLGMDFTVESPADLVPHLRHLAEVYLRAAGAS, from the coding sequence ATGTCCTCCACTGCAGAACGCCTCCTGGCGCTCCTTTCCCTGCTGCAGTCCCGGCCCGGCTGGACGGGCGCGGACCTCTCCGCACGCCTCGGCGTCTCCACGCGCACCATGCGCAAGGATATCGACCGCCTGCGGGAGCTCGGCTATCCGGTGGAGGCCACGCGCGGGGCTGCCGGCGGCTATCGGCTCGGTGCCGGCGGCAAGCTCCCGCCGCTCCTCCTCGACGACGAGGAGGCCGTCGCCGTCGCTGTCGGCCTGCGCTCGGCAACGGGCATCGCCGGCATTGCCGAATCGAGTGCCCGCGCCCTCGCGAAACTTGAGCAGGTGCTGCCGTCGCGGCTGCGGCCAACAGTCACGGCACTCTCGAACGTGGACCGGGCACCCGAGAACACTGGAACGGATGCCCCCGACCCCGAGGTCAACCACTCGGTTCTCGCAGCCATTGCCGCGGCAATACGCGACGTCGAATGGTTCAGGTTCGATGACCGCGGAACGTCCAGGCTGGTGGAGCCCTATCGCCTGCTGAGCTGGCACCGGCGCTGGTACCTGGTGGGACGTGACCCGGCATCGGCCGAATGGGGGGTCTTCCGTGCCGACTGGATAGAGCCGCGGATGCCCACCCGCCGCCGGTTCTCCCCGTCTCCGCTGCCGGGCGGTGACTACACAGCTTTCGCCATGCGTTCGATTGCCGCCAGCGGCTGGAAGGTGCACGCGCGCCTACGCATCGCCGCGCCCGCTGAGGCTGTGCTGGCCCGGATCAACCATTCGGTGGGGGTGGTTGAGTCGATCTCAGATACCGAGTCTGTGCTGGTCACCGGCGCCGACAGCCTGGAAACGGTCGCCGCGTACATCGGCATGCTGGGCATGGATTTCACGGTTGAGTCGCCGGCGGACCTTGTGCCGCACCTGAGGCACCTGGCCGAGGTCTACCTCAGGGCGGCCGGGGCCTCATAG
- a CDS encoding glycosyltransferase family 2 protein encodes MITVLIPAHNEAAGISQTLKSLKDQTFLPARVIVVADNCTDATERIALAEGAEVIATLGNTDKKAGALNFALSALLPGAAPEDMILIQDADSQLSPDFIERAVGHLQADSRLGAVGGVFRGAHGGGFVGHLQRNEYARYARDVKRLKGKCLVVTGTAALFRARTLRDVVAARLDGTLPPGNGRGGVYDTSVLTEDNELSFALLTLHYRIKSPADCTLVTEVMPTWRELWAQRLRWKRGAMENCVQYGWTRVTRPYWGRQALSVVGVLVTLAYFGTVAFALGTGAGLHIQPFWLAVTGVFVIERVVTVRLRGWKYMLAAATMYELVIDLFLQAVHAKAYADAALNNK; translated from the coding sequence GTGATTACGGTTCTTATTCCGGCCCATAACGAGGCCGCCGGCATCAGCCAAACCCTGAAATCGCTCAAAGACCAGACCTTTTTGCCCGCCAGGGTGATTGTTGTTGCCGACAATTGCACCGACGCCACCGAACGGATTGCCTTGGCCGAGGGCGCGGAAGTCATCGCCACCCTGGGAAATACGGACAAAAAGGCCGGGGCGCTGAACTTTGCCCTCAGCGCGCTCCTCCCGGGCGCCGCCCCTGAGGACATGATCCTGATCCAGGATGCCGACTCCCAACTGTCCCCTGACTTCATCGAGCGGGCAGTGGGGCACCTGCAGGCGGACTCACGGCTCGGGGCGGTGGGAGGCGTCTTCCGCGGAGCGCACGGCGGAGGCTTCGTGGGCCACCTACAACGGAACGAATACGCCCGGTACGCGCGGGATGTGAAGCGGCTCAAGGGAAAATGCCTGGTGGTCACCGGCACGGCCGCGCTGTTCAGGGCCCGGACGCTCCGGGACGTCGTCGCGGCCAGGCTGGACGGGACTCTGCCTCCCGGCAACGGGCGCGGCGGCGTCTACGACACCTCGGTCCTGACCGAGGACAACGAGCTCTCGTTCGCCCTGCTCACGCTCCATTACCGGATCAAGTCCCCGGCCGACTGCACGCTGGTCACGGAAGTCATGCCTACCTGGCGGGAGCTGTGGGCGCAGCGGCTCCGGTGGAAGCGCGGAGCGATGGAGAACTGCGTCCAGTATGGCTGGACCCGGGTCACCCGCCCGTACTGGGGGAGGCAGGCGCTCTCCGTGGTGGGAGTGTTAGTGACGCTGGCCTATTTCGGCACGGTGGCGTTTGCACTGGGCACGGGAGCGGGGCTGCACATTCAGCCTTTCTGGCTTGCCGTGACCGGTGTCTTCGTGATCGAACGCGTGGTGACTGTGCGGCTGCGCGGATGGAAATACATGCTTGCCGCCGCCACCATGTACGAACTCGTGATCGACCTGTTCCTGCAGGCGGTCCACGCGAAGGCGTACGCAGATGCAGCCCTTAACAACAAGTAA